The Actinomadura sp. WMMB 499 genome includes a window with the following:
- a CDS encoding Nif3-like dinuclear metal center hexameric protein yields MRLSHVIAALEEFYPPAWAESWDAVGLVCGDPDQDVERVLLAVDPVAAVLDEALDRRADLVITHHPLLLRGVHSVAATTPKGRMIHRMIRNGVALYTAHTNADVADPGVSDALARAVGLTGELRPMAPAADDPRRGLGRIGDLAEPVTLREFTARAAAGLPATAWGVRAAGDPERPVRTVAVCGGAGDSLLDTARAAGVDVYLTADLRHHPASEFAEHGGPALIDAAHWATEWPWLADAERRLTEAAGGTLQTRVSTLVTDAWRLHDEGAQ; encoded by the coding sequence GTGCGTCTTTCCCATGTCATCGCGGCCCTCGAGGAGTTCTACCCGCCGGCGTGGGCGGAATCCTGGGACGCCGTCGGGCTCGTCTGCGGCGACCCCGATCAGGACGTCGAACGGGTCCTGCTCGCCGTCGATCCCGTCGCCGCCGTGCTGGACGAGGCGCTCGACCGGCGGGCCGACCTGGTGATCACGCACCATCCGCTGCTGCTGCGCGGAGTGCACTCGGTCGCGGCGACCACCCCCAAGGGCCGGATGATCCACCGGATGATCCGGAACGGGGTGGCGCTGTACACCGCGCACACGAACGCCGACGTCGCCGACCCGGGCGTGTCGGACGCCCTCGCCCGCGCCGTCGGGCTCACCGGCGAGCTGCGTCCGATGGCCCCCGCCGCGGACGACCCGCGCCGCGGGCTCGGCCGCATCGGGGACCTCGCCGAACCCGTCACGCTGCGCGAGTTCACCGCCCGCGCCGCCGCCGGGCTGCCGGCCACCGCCTGGGGCGTGCGCGCCGCCGGCGACCCCGAGCGTCCCGTCCGGACGGTCGCGGTGTGCGGCGGCGCCGGCGACTCGCTGCTCGACACCGCGCGCGCCGCCGGGGTCGACGTCTACCTGACCGCCGACCTGCGGCACCATCCCGCGTCGGAGTTCGCCGAGCACGGCGGGCCGGCCCTGATCGACGCCGCGCACTGGGCGACCGAGTGGCCGTGGCTGGCCGACGCGGAGCGGCGCCTGACCGAGGCCGCCGGGGGCACGTTGCAGACCCGGGTGTCCACGCTCGTCACCGACGCGTGGCGCCTCCACGACGAAGGAGCACAGTGA
- a CDS encoding zinc ribbon domain-containing protein, translated as MKAAPQAQLRLIDLQDLDSSLDRLAHRRRTLPELAEIERAEGRRSELRDAIVAAETEVGDLQREQKKAEQDVDQVRTRADRDQKRLDSGQVTSAKDLSSLQAEIESLQRRQSDLEEVVLEIMERTETAEARAAELRAEHASAQEELVGLTDRRDAAQREIDEETGTTTTARTAVAKDVPNDLLGLYEKLRTQFGGVGAAKLFRGACQGCHLALNTVDLNRIRAAAEDEVVRCEECRRILVRTPESGL; from the coding sequence GTGAAAGCCGCACCGCAAGCCCAGCTTCGCCTCATCGACCTGCAGGACCTCGACAGCTCGCTGGACCGGCTGGCGCACCGCCGCCGCACCCTGCCGGAGCTGGCCGAGATCGAGCGGGCCGAGGGCCGCCGCAGCGAGCTGCGCGACGCGATCGTGGCGGCCGAGACCGAGGTCGGCGACCTGCAGCGGGAGCAGAAGAAGGCCGAACAGGACGTCGATCAGGTCCGCACCCGCGCCGACCGCGACCAGAAGCGCCTCGACTCCGGCCAGGTGACCTCCGCGAAGGACCTCTCCAGCCTGCAGGCCGAGATCGAGTCGCTGCAGCGCCGCCAGTCCGACCTCGAGGAGGTCGTCCTGGAGATCATGGAGCGCACCGAGACCGCGGAGGCCCGCGCCGCCGAGCTCCGCGCCGAGCACGCCTCCGCCCAGGAGGAGCTCGTCGGGCTCACCGACCGCCGGGACGCCGCGCAGCGCGAGATCGACGAGGAGACCGGGACGACCACGACCGCCCGCACGGCCGTCGCCAAGGACGTCCCCAACGACCTCCTCGGCCTCTACGAGAAGCTGCGGACCCAGTTCGGCGGCGTCGGCGCGGCCAAGCTGTTCCGCGGTGCCTGCCAGGGCTGCCACCTCGCCCTCAACACCGTGGACCTGAACCGCATCCGTGCCGCCGCCGAGGACGAGGTCGTCCGCTGCGAGGAGTGCCGCCGCATCCTCGTCCGCACCCCCGAGTCGGGACTGTGA